The Pseudomonas sp. FP198 genomic interval CGGCACGTGCCATTGCGCGCCCCCGCAGATCACCAGCTCGCCCCGGGCCAGTTCGTTGCGCACACTCAGGTGCGGCACCCAGGCGATGCCCAGGCCTTCCAAGGCCATGCTTTTCAGGCTGTCAGCCATGGCCGTCTCGTAGACCGTGGTGAAACGCAGGGCGCGCTGGCGCAACAACTGGTTCACCGAACGGCCCAGAAAAGCGCCGGCGCTGTAGGCCAGCAGGGGCACGCTGGTCTCGCCCTCCAGGTCGAACAACGGCTTGCGGTCGGCATCGGCCGCGCAGACGGGGAGCATTTCGGTCTGGCCCAGGTGCAGCGACGGGAAAATCTCCGGGTCCATCTGCATCGCCGAATCCGGGTCGTAGAAGGCCAGCATCAAGTCGCAGCCCCCTTCGCGCAGCGCATGCACGGCATCACCGACGTTGGTCGCCACCAGCCGCGTGGCGATGTTCATGCCTTCGTTGCGCAACTGGGCGATCCAGCGCGGAAAGAAACCCAACGCCAGGGAATGTGCCGCCGCTACCTGGATAACTTCGCCCTGCCCGCCCTCCAGGTGGTGCAAGTGCCGCAGCACTTCGCCCAACTGCTCGACCACCGTACGCGCCGTCACCAGGAATAGCTGTCCCGCCGCGGTCAGTTCGATCGGCGTGCGGGAGCGGTTGACCAGGGTCAGCCCCAGCGCCGCTTCCAGGCTGCGGATCCGCCGGCTGAACGCGGGTTGCGTCACAAAGCGGCGCTCGGCCGCCTGGGAAAAACTGCGCGTCGCGGCCAAGGCACTGAAGTCCTCCAGCCATTTGCTTTCAAGATTCATCTCCGTCCTCCCGTAGGACGCACCAAAACAGGTCACACGTTCGCCGCGTCATCGGCGTCACACGCGCATTATGCCGAATGTGCATAGGCCAGTGTTTAACAGCATTGGCCCTAAATTTTCTGAAAGCCTAGGATTCACAGCGTTCCGGCTCAGACCGGGTCCTTATTGAGATGATTTCCATCATGTCCTCCGCTGCATCATTCCGCACAGAAAAAGACCTGCTTGGCGTACTCGAAGTACCGGCGCAAGCGTATTACGGCATCCAGACCCTGCGAGCGATCAACAACTTTCGTCTCTCCGGCGTCCCGATCTCGCATTACCCGAAACTGGTGGTCGGTCTGGCAATGGTCAAGCAAGCCGCCGCTGACGCCAACCGTGAGTTGGGCCAGCTCAGCGAAGCCAAGCACGCCG includes:
- a CDS encoding LysR substrate-binding domain-containing protein encodes the protein MNLESKWLEDFSALAATRSFSQAAERRFVTQPAFSRRIRSLEAALGLTLVNRSRTPIELTAAGQLFLVTARTVVEQLGEVLRHLHHLEGGQGEVIQVAAAHSLALGFFPRWIAQLRNEGMNIATRLVATNVGDAVHALREGGCDLMLAFYDPDSAMQMDPEIFPSLHLGQTEMLPVCAADADRKPLFDLEGETSVPLLAYSAGAFLGRSVNQLLRQRALRFTTVYETAMADSLKSMALEGLGIAWVPHLSVRNELARGELVICGGAQWHVPLEIRLYRCALVRKANVRLLWRKLEGGAAQGAIGS